A window from Maribacter dokdonensis DSW-8 encodes these proteins:
- a CDS encoding sugar porter family MFS transporter, whose amino-acid sequence MNKKILLWSITAALAGFLFGFDVVVISGADKKLQELWQSSDSFHGWVVMGMALWGTVIGAIFGGKPTNKYGRKKTLIVIGVLFAFSAIGSALANDPYIFALFRFIGGIGVGASTIAAPAYISEIAPANERGKLVAMYQFNIVFGILIAFLSNYLLSGSGENDWRWMLGVEAIPAILYILFAMKLPKSPRWLLSKSRLEEAKEVLAIINPTINVDEQLKAIEGADEKPDASETIFIKKYRFPLTLAFLIAFFNQFSGINAFLYYAPRIFEEAGLGESTALLSSVGIGVTNLVFTLLGVFLIDKLGRKTLMYFGSVGYIVSLSLVAMAFFFNWTGMAVPIFLFIFIAAHAVGQGAVIWVFISEIFPDHLRASGQSFGSATHWVLAALIPSLIPYLFSHPSIGAGAVFLFFTAMMVLQLLFVAFMMPETKGKTLEELQKILLKK is encoded by the coding sequence ATGAATAAAAAAATACTTTTATGGTCCATTACCGCTGCCTTGGCCGGGTTTTTATTTGGCTTTGATGTAGTGGTCATTTCCGGTGCGGATAAAAAATTACAGGAGCTATGGCAATCGTCAGATTCTTTTCATGGTTGGGTGGTTATGGGTATGGCACTTTGGGGTACTGTAATTGGAGCTATTTTTGGTGGTAAACCAACAAATAAGTATGGTAGAAAAAAAACCTTGATTGTTATTGGCGTCCTTTTTGCCTTTTCCGCAATTGGGTCTGCATTGGCCAACGACCCTTATATATTTGCACTTTTTAGGTTCATAGGCGGTATTGGTGTAGGCGCTTCTACCATTGCGGCACCTGCGTATATATCTGAAATTGCACCGGCAAATGAAAGGGGAAAATTGGTAGCTATGTACCAATTTAATATTGTATTTGGAATATTAATAGCCTTTTTATCAAATTACCTATTAAGTGGTAGTGGTGAAAATGATTGGCGATGGATGCTTGGTGTAGAAGCTATACCGGCCATATTGTACATCTTGTTCGCAATGAAATTGCCTAAAAGTCCTAGATGGTTATTATCAAAATCTAGGTTAGAGGAAGCAAAAGAGGTGTTGGCAATAATCAATCCTACTATTAACGTCGATGAGCAGTTAAAAGCTATCGAAGGCGCTGATGAAAAGCCAGATGCTTCTGAAACCATTTTTATCAAAAAATATCGTTTTCCGCTTACTTTAGCCTTTTTAATTGCATTTTTTAATCAATTTTCGGGAATAAATGCCTTTTTATATTATGCGCCAAGAATTTTTGAAGAAGCGGGTTTAGGAGAAAGTACAGCTTTATTAAGCAGTGTAGGTATAGGGGTAACCAATCTTGTTTTTACGCTTTTAGGAGTGTTCTTGATAGATAAATTGGGGAGAAAAACCCTTATGTATTTTGGTTCTGTAGGTTATATAGTTTCTTTGAGCTTGGTGGCTATGGCATTTTTCTTTAACTGGACAGGTATGGCCGTACCCATATTCTTATTCATTTTTATAGCAGCACATGCCGTAGGGCAGGGTGCGGTAATTTGGGTATTCATTTCTGAAATATTTCCAGATCATTTAAGGGCATCCGGTCAATCTTTTGGTAGTGCCACGCATTGGGTTTTGGCTGCATTGATACCCTCATTAATACCCTATTTATTTAGTCACCCATCAATTGGGGCTGGGGCGGTGTTTTTATTTTTTACAGCAATGATGGTTTTACAGTTATTGTTTGTTGCTTTTATGATGCCGGAAACCAAGGGAAAAACTTTAGAGGAACTTCAGAAAATACTATTGAAGAAATAA
- a CDS encoding glycoside hydrolase family 97 protein, translated as MHLYSIIINRTSICLLLVFALILSCSKVPEYTVTSPNGKNVFTVFPGYHSDHSNGLGFDIMYEGKPVLLPSVLEISTNHFDLKGDWSVLRVDENNVENSWTTRFGELSEVPDNYREIKIHLKKGKTLVNFIARAYDEGVAFAYEIPVQADIKTLELDENIYYNFEKDHMMWSTPKREKGVLTAQGEYKKIPLSEIETGIERPLLIEIDENLKIALAEANLVDYARLSFSKGASNNSVLSTLDGKMEEEIQDTITGALISERKNDVFKVKKHLPFQSPWRVVMMAKNEGELLENNYILQNLSEPNQLKDDSWVTPGKALREATLTTEGGMTAIDFVAEHNMQYVLFDAGWYGNEMYEESDATTITLDPKRSKGPFNIEAITKYADEKGIGIILYVNRRALEKQLDDILPLYKKWGISGIKFGFVRVGDQEATAWLHNAIKKASEYGFIVDVHDEYRPTGFSRTYPNLLTQEGIEGDEESPTNEQTLNTMFTRMLAGAADNTVCYYNSRVNKMGSHASQLAKTVCLFSPLQLLYWYDKPASSLEKNDGLWGDTKHIGNEPELEFFDNVPTTWDETKVLHAKVGEIGVLARRKGLEWFVGGINGTAPQQLEIDFSFLKEGDTYKAKLYTDDETVETRTKVKIEELQLSSTETLDLEIKPNNGFTMHIIPVK; from the coding sequence ATGCATTTATACTCAATTATAATAAATAGAACTTCAATATGCTTACTGCTGGTTTTTGCATTGATTTTGTCATGCTCAAAGGTTCCGGAATATACCGTAACATCACCAAATGGTAAAAATGTATTTACGGTTTTCCCCGGTTATCATAGTGACCATTCTAACGGATTGGGATTTGATATTATGTATGAAGGTAAGCCAGTCTTGCTTCCTTCCGTATTGGAAATTTCTACCAACCATTTTGATTTGAAAGGAGATTGGTCCGTATTGAGAGTCGATGAAAATAATGTTGAAAATAGCTGGACAACAAGGTTTGGAGAATTGAGCGAAGTGCCAGATAATTACCGAGAAATAAAAATCCATCTAAAGAAAGGTAAAACACTTGTCAATTTCATTGCTAGGGCGTATGATGAGGGTGTGGCCTTTGCTTATGAAATTCCTGTACAAGCTGACATCAAGACCCTGGAATTAGATGAAAATATTTATTATAATTTTGAGAAAGACCATATGATGTGGTCTACTCCAAAGCGAGAAAAAGGAGTTTTAACAGCACAAGGCGAGTATAAAAAAATTCCGTTATCAGAGATAGAAACGGGTATTGAAAGACCTTTGTTAATTGAAATTGATGAAAACCTCAAAATAGCTCTTGCCGAAGCAAATTTGGTAGATTATGCCCGTTTAAGTTTTTCTAAAGGTGCTTCCAATAACAGTGTGCTATCAACTTTAGATGGTAAAATGGAAGAAGAAATTCAGGATACCATCACGGGGGCTTTAATTTCGGAACGTAAGAATGATGTGTTTAAAGTAAAGAAGCACCTACCATTTCAATCGCCATGGCGTGTGGTAATGATGGCAAAAAATGAAGGTGAATTATTAGAAAACAATTATATACTTCAAAACTTAAGTGAGCCTAATCAACTAAAAGATGATTCTTGGGTAACCCCGGGAAAGGCATTGAGAGAAGCCACGCTAACAACAGAAGGAGGTATGACGGCGATCGATTTTGTTGCGGAACACAATATGCAATACGTGTTGTTCGATGCTGGTTGGTACGGTAATGAAATGTATGAAGAATCAGACGCTACGACCATAACCTTGGATCCTAAAAGATCCAAAGGTCCGTTCAATATTGAAGCCATCACCAAGTATGCCGATGAGAAAGGAATTGGTATAATCTTATATGTCAATAGAAGGGCTTTAGAAAAGCAATTGGATGATATACTGCCCCTGTATAAAAAATGGGGTATTTCAGGAATTAAATTTGGCTTTGTCCGTGTTGGGGATCAAGAAGCTACCGCTTGGTTGCATAATGCTATCAAAAAGGCATCTGAATATGGATTTATTGTAGATGTACATGATGAATACAGACCTACAGGTTTCTCAAGAACATATCCTAATTTATTGACACAGGAAGGTATTGAGGGTGATGAGGAAAGTCCTACCAATGAGCAGACACTTAACACCATGTTTACAAGAATGTTGGCAGGCGCAGCGGATAATACGGTTTGCTATTATAATAGCAGAGTAAATAAAATGGGCTCGCATGCATCTCAGTTGGCAAAAACTGTTTGTCTATTTAGTCCGCTGCAATTGCTTTATTGGTATGACAAGCCTGCTTCTTCTTTAGAGAAAAATGATGGTCTATGGGGAGATACCAAGCATATAGGCAATGAACCCGAACTGGAATTTTTTGATAATGTACCCACAACGTGGGATGAAACAAAAGTGTTGCATGCCAAGGTAGGGGAGATTGGAGTATTGGCAAGAAGAAAAGGCTTGGAATGGTTTGTAGGCGGAATCAATGGAACGGCTCCTCAGCAATTGGAAATCGATTTCAGTTTTTTAAAGGAAGGGGATACCTATAAGGCAAAATTATATACTGATGATGAAACGGTTGAAACCCGTACAAAAGTAAAAATTGAAGAATTGCAGCTTTCAAGTACAGAAACTTTAGATTTAGAGATAAAACCTAATAACGGATTTACCATGCATATAATTCCGGTTAAGTAA
- a CDS encoding SusC/RagA family TonB-linked outer membrane protein produces the protein MIKLIKLSKWKLQTMIPLLVGFVVLCTNHAFAITASNTLNSGVDLLNSEQQLTITGTIVSSDDGMGLPGVAVVVKGTTTGTVTDFDGNYSINVPSTDAILVVSYLGFLKQEITVGSKTVINVSLEPDTTALDEVVVVGYGTAKKETLTGSVEQVKAEAFEDLAVGSPALALQGRTPGLVVTRTSSRPGDEGVNFLIRGASSINGIEPLIVIDGIPSINSSSFNDMNPNDIESISVLKGGSASVYGSRAAGGVILVTTKKGKGKISVDISTVSRVGTIGIRPPTPTMSQYGQLYAAAAREDIASGKPPRYFFWNDLETVDRIASGDEGYYDLPINGNIWLGNAPRFDEMFGNSYSSQHNISISGGTETSNFRISAGYDNNVGGLKVADDSSDRYNFSMNYSADISDRLSVNTNITYFNNKFSGPSGGLGREAATWDAPLFPTYNADGQYYANFGGDLITGDRNGVAQVIDGGRENKTVEQFKISALAKYKFTDHLDFTGSYAISRQNSEYQSYFVSVPLYSWGGKFSNNINNTTSIQEGTGPDRNDGNITYKNYKGTLNYANQFGDHNISGLLAIEAEKNDVNEYFIKRNGFVDYGVYDINLGATDQLVTTSGGGTSWGFFGYIGRINYDYKSKYLLEVQGRRDGSSRFAEGSKWSNYGSVSGGWVISSEDFLKESNLISFLKLRGGYGELGSTSGIGDFSYLSTVGFGNTVFGETNAGQQATSVASSLFSSSTTWERIVTKEIGVDFRLFNSKVFGSFDLYQKENVGMLVRGIETSVLGTATPFTNIGTLETDGWEAMLGYQGNIGDLEFTVSANMSDTRNEITQYDGAQTIFENLNDAESGRNILNRPINSFFLWETDGYFDSQAEVDAYYASLNEGGILPLQTSNDALRPGDMRVVDSNGDGTLDNEDLTYSGDAAPHYVYGFNFDLKYKNFDLSAFFQGALEHNIYRTGYFAQPFQAEWQNQSNTWLGRTWTEDNRDAEFPRLTTQRGLSAWNYRSKDHILQNNRYMRLKSLIIGYTFRDLSIGNTPINNLRIYFSGNDLFELTSVKDGYDPEFQASSNNSAYPFMRTWALGLKVSL, from the coding sequence ATGATTAAACTAATCAAACTTTCTAAATGGAAATTACAGACCATGATACCTTTATTGGTTGGGTTTGTAGTTTTGTGCACAAACCACGCGTTCGCGATTACGGCTAGTAATACTTTGAATAGTGGTGTTGACCTGTTGAACTCAGAACAACAACTTACAATAACGGGTACTATAGTAAGTAGTGATGACGGCATGGGTCTACCTGGTGTTGCCGTTGTCGTTAAAGGCACAACAACAGGTACCGTTACCGATTTTGATGGAAATTATTCTATCAACGTACCTTCTACAGATGCCATTCTTGTTGTTTCCTATTTAGGATTCTTAAAGCAAGAGATTACCGTAGGTTCCAAAACTGTAATCAACGTATCTCTAGAACCAGACACTACTGCATTAGATGAAGTAGTTGTTGTTGGTTATGGTACTGCCAAAAAAGAAACCCTAACCGGTTCTGTAGAACAGGTAAAGGCAGAGGCTTTTGAAGATTTGGCTGTTGGTAGTCCCGCTCTTGCCCTTCAAGGTAGAACTCCCGGTCTTGTTGTTACCCGTACTTCATCTAGACCAGGTGACGAAGGTGTCAACTTCTTAATTAGAGGTGCTTCATCTATTAATGGAATAGAACCTTTAATTGTTATTGACGGTATTCCTTCTATAAACTCATCATCATTTAATGATATGAACCCTAATGACATTGAAAGTATCAGTGTACTAAAAGGTGGATCTGCTTCTGTATATGGTTCTCGTGCTGCTGGTGGTGTTATATTGGTAACTACCAAAAAAGGTAAGGGCAAGATTTCTGTAGATATCAGCACGGTGTCCAGAGTAGGTACCATAGGTATACGCCCACCAACACCAACCATGTCACAGTACGGACAGTTATATGCTGCAGCGGCCCGTGAAGATATTGCATCTGGTAAGCCACCAAGATATTTCTTCTGGAACGACCTTGAAACTGTTGATAGAATCGCTTCTGGTGATGAAGGATATTATGACCTACCCATTAACGGTAATATTTGGTTAGGTAACGCCCCTAGATTTGATGAAATGTTCGGTAACTCTTATTCTAGCCAACATAACATTAGTATCTCTGGTGGTACCGAGACGAGTAACTTTCGTATTTCCGCTGGTTATGATAACAACGTAGGTGGTTTAAAAGTTGCAGATGATAGTTCTGATAGATATAACTTCTCCATGAACTATAGCGCTGATATTAGCGATAGACTTAGTGTAAACACCAATATTACATATTTCAACAACAAATTCTCTGGACCTTCAGGAGGTTTAGGAAGAGAGGCCGCTACCTGGGATGCACCACTTTTCCCAACTTATAATGCAGATGGTCAATATTACGCCAACTTTGGTGGTGATCTTATTACAGGTGACAGAAATGGTGTAGCTCAAGTAATAGATGGTGGTCGTGAAAACAAAACCGTAGAGCAATTTAAAATATCTGCACTGGCAAAATACAAATTTACGGACCATTTAGATTTTACCGGGTCTTATGCCATTAGTAGACAAAATAGTGAATATCAATCTTACTTTGTATCCGTACCTCTTTACAGTTGGGGCGGAAAATTCTCTAACAATATAAATAACACTACCTCTATTCAAGAAGGTACCGGTCCTGACAGAAATGATGGTAACATTACTTATAAGAACTACAAGGGTACCTTAAACTACGCAAACCAATTTGGTGATCACAATATATCTGGACTTTTAGCTATTGAAGCTGAAAAAAACGATGTAAACGAATACTTCATTAAAAGAAACGGTTTTGTTGATTATGGCGTTTATGATATTAATTTAGGAGCTACAGATCAATTGGTGACCACTTCTGGTGGCGGTACATCTTGGGGTTTCTTTGGTTACATTGGCCGTATTAACTATGATTACAAAAGCAAGTACTTATTAGAGGTTCAAGGTAGACGAGATGGATCTTCTAGATTTGCCGAAGGCTCTAAATGGTCTAACTACGGTAGTGTTTCCGGTGGTTGGGTAATTAGTTCAGAAGACTTTTTAAAAGAAAGCAACTTAATTTCCTTTTTAAAGCTTAGAGGTGGTTACGGTGAATTGGGTAGTACTTCTGGTATTGGTGATTTTAGTTACTTATCTACCGTAGGTTTTGGCAATACCGTATTTGGAGAAACAAATGCCGGTCAACAGGCAACTTCTGTTGCTAGTAGCTTATTTAGTAGTAGTACTACTTGGGAGAGAATAGTTACCAAAGAAATTGGAGTTGACTTTAGACTGTTCAACAGTAAGGTTTTTGGTTCTTTTGATTTGTACCAAAAAGAAAATGTAGGTATGTTGGTTAGAGGTATTGAAACATCTGTATTAGGTACGGCAACACCATTTACCAATATTGGAACATTGGAAACCGATGGTTGGGAAGCCATGTTAGGATACCAAGGGAATATTGGCGATTTAGAATTCACAGTTAGTGCTAATATGAGTGATACCAGAAATGAGATTACCCAATACGACGGTGCTCAAACAATTTTTGAGAACTTAAACGATGCTGAAAGCGGAAGAAATATTTTAAATAGACCTATCAACTCTTTCTTCTTATGGGAAACGGATGGTTATTTTGATTCTCAAGCAGAAGTTGATGCTTATTATGCTAGCTTAAATGAAGGTGGAATTTTACCGCTACAAACATCTAATGACGCTTTAAGGCCAGGAGATATGCGTGTTGTAGATTCTAACGGAGATGGTACATTAGATAACGAAGATTTAACCTATAGTGGAGATGCCGCTCCACATTATGTGTACGGATTCAATTTTGACTTAAAGTATAAGAACTTTGATCTTAGTGCCTTCTTTCAAGGAGCTCTTGAGCATAACATTTATAGAACAGGATATTTTGCGCAACCTTTTCAAGCTGAATGGCAAAATCAATCTAACACATGGTTAGGTAGAACTTGGACCGAAGATAATAGAGATGCTGAATTTCCTAGGTTGACCACTCAACGTGGATTATCTGCTTGGAACTACCGTTCTAAAGATCATATCTTACAGAATAATAGATATATGAGATTAAAGTCGCTTATCATAGGGTATACCTTTAGAGATTTAAGCATTGGAAATACACCTATTAATAACTTACGTATCTATTTTTCAGGAAACGATTTGTTCGAGTTAACTAGCGTTAAAGATGGTTACGATCCAGAGTTTCAAGCGAGCTCTAACAATAGTGCATACCCTTTTATGCGTACTTGGGCATTAGGTTTAAAAGTATCGCTCTAA
- a CDS encoding glycoside hydrolase family 88 protein produces the protein MNRLFLLLFVLTLTNCSNQEKNSVVDTKKILSQNVEKTKETLKVLTPDQGFARNIPKEQTNWELVGVKDWCSGFWPGVIWYAYEASGDEELREQAEKFTAPLKSIAYSPAENHDIGFMLYTSYGNGYRLTNNEEYKNVLLAAADTLATLYNPNVGSILSWPSQTQFRHNTIIDNMMNLELLFWAAKNGGKQELYNVAESHALVTMKNLVRKDSAIYHVGSFDETTGDFLKGQTHQGYADESMWARGQAWGIYGFSVAYRETHRKEFLDTAIKVSEHYLNRLPQDGIPYWDFDDVNIPDAPKDASAAAIAACGLLELSKYVPSEELSKKYITAARKTINLLSEAPYYSGETNQALLLHSTGHLPHDSEIDIPIIYADYYFMEALLRLQKMDENSSQLAKS, from the coding sequence ATGAATCGATTATTCCTATTACTTTTTGTCTTAACGCTGACTAATTGTTCTAACCAAGAGAAGAATAGCGTTGTTGATACTAAAAAAATATTGTCTCAAAATGTAGAAAAAACAAAAGAAACATTAAAGGTGTTGACTCCAGATCAAGGGTTTGCCAGAAATATACCCAAGGAACAGACCAATTGGGAATTGGTTGGGGTTAAAGATTGGTGTAGCGGATTTTGGCCAGGAGTAATTTGGTATGCTTACGAGGCTTCAGGTGATGAAGAGCTTCGTGAACAAGCAGAGAAATTTACCGCTCCACTTAAAAGTATAGCATATAGCCCGGCAGAAAATCATGATATTGGTTTTATGTTGTATACCAGTTACGGTAATGGTTATAGATTGACCAATAATGAGGAGTATAAGAATGTACTGCTAGCCGCGGCAGACACTTTAGCTACCCTTTATAACCCTAATGTAGGTTCTATATTATCATGGCCCTCGCAAACACAGTTTAGGCACAATACCATCATAGATAATATGATGAATTTAGAACTATTGTTCTGGGCAGCAAAAAACGGGGGAAAACAAGAACTTTATAATGTAGCGGAAAGCCATGCTTTGGTAACAATGAAAAACCTGGTGAGAAAGGATAGTGCTATTTATCATGTAGGATCTTTTGATGAAACTACGGGCGATTTCTTAAAAGGGCAGACCCATCAGGGTTATGCGGATGAATCTATGTGGGCAAGAGGTCAGGCATGGGGTATTTATGGTTTTAGTGTTGCTTATAGAGAAACACACAGAAAAGAATTTTTAGACACGGCAATAAAGGTATCTGAGCACTATTTAAATAGATTGCCCCAAGATGGTATTCCATATTGGGATTTTGATGATGTAAATATACCAGATGCTCCAAAAGATGCTTCCGCAGCCGCAATTGCTGCATGTGGTTTGTTAGAATTGTCAAAGTATGTACCTAGTGAAGAACTTTCTAAAAAATATATAACAGCGGCAAGAAAAACAATTAACCTGTTATCAGAAGCGCCTTATTATAGCGGTGAAACCAATCAAGCCCTATTATTGCATTCAACAGGTCATTTACCTCATGATTCTGAAATAGATATTCCTATTATTTATGCTGATTATTATTTTATGGAGGCATTGCTAAGGTTGCAGAAAATGGATGAAAATTCATCGCAATTGGCAAAATCATAA
- a CDS encoding alpha/beta hydrolase, translating into MGNKKYFLLALLFHMALMVTASSVDTLIVHSKAMNKDIKNVVITPNGYGKKNTTYKVVYLLHGAGGDYKAWLKVAPKLTAYADQYNIIIVCPDGDVKSWYLDSPIDPTFKYETYVSKELVAEIDDKYNTVKNANARAITGYSMGGHGALYLAFKHYDVWGVAASMSGGVDIRPYALKWGIPDRLGSFAENPEHWENNSVINLVHLISDKKLVFQVDCGTEDFFYEDNKRLHEKLMERKIPHEYIERPGKHNPDYWRNSIKYQLLFFNEFFNNHTTDQ; encoded by the coding sequence ATGGGAAACAAGAAATATTTTTTATTGGCATTGCTGTTTCATATGGCCTTAATGGTTACGGCTTCAAGTGTTGATACATTGATCGTACACAGTAAGGCAATGAACAAGGACATTAAAAATGTAGTCATCACTCCCAATGGATATGGAAAAAAGAATACTACCTATAAAGTGGTTTATTTATTACATGGTGCTGGCGGTGACTATAAAGCTTGGCTAAAAGTAGCACCAAAGTTAACGGCGTATGCTGATCAATATAATATCATTATTGTTTGCCCAGATGGAGATGTAAAAAGTTGGTATTTGGACAGCCCTATAGACCCTACTTTCAAATATGAGACCTATGTGTCAAAAGAACTGGTCGCTGAAATTGATGATAAATACAACACTGTTAAAAATGCAAATGCAAGAGCTATAACGGGCTACAGTATGGGTGGTCATGGTGCCTTATACCTAGCTTTTAAACACTATGACGTTTGGGGAGTTGCCGCTAGTATGAGTGGTGGTGTAGATATTAGACCTTACGCCTTAAAATGGGGAATACCAGATCGTTTGGGCAGTTTTGCCGAAAACCCTGAGCATTGGGAGAACAATAGTGTAATCAATTTAGTGCATTTGATCAGTGATAAGAAGTTGGTTTTTCAAGTAGATTGCGGTACTGAAGATTTCTTCTACGAGGATAATAAGAGGTTACACGAAAAATTAATGGAAAGAAAAATTCCGCATGAATATATAGAACGCCCAGGAAAACATAATCCGGACTATTGGAGAAATTCAATTAAGTATCAATTGTTGTTTTTCAACGAGTTTTTTAATAATCATACAACCGACCAATAA